A single region of the Cucumis melo cultivar AY chromosome 3, USDA_Cmelo_AY_1.0, whole genome shotgun sequence genome encodes:
- the LOC103488433 gene encoding nudix hydrolase 16, mitochondrial isoform X2 has protein sequence MSDLVARTGRHQQRCIPFRYRSSDGSSDEISDKVVEVLMIDTPSGPGLLFPKGGWENDETVEEAAVREAIEEAGVRGELMGFLGDYHFKSKTQQDEFSPDGLCRAAMYALLVTEELECWPEQNTRNRSWVTIPEAIEKCRHAWMRDALAIGFNKWHAENISDE, from the exons ATGTCTGATTTGGTGGCCCGCACTGGACGGCATCAGCAGCG GTGTATTCCTTTTAGGTATAGAAGTTCCGATGGCAGTAGTGATGAAATTTCAGATAAAGTAGTGGAGGTGCTTATGATTGACACACCTAGTGGACCGGGCCTTTTGTTCCCAAAG GGAGGCTGGGAGAATGACGAGACAGTGGAGGAAGCTGCTGTAAGGGAAGCTATTGAAGAAGCGGGTGTTCGTGGTGAACTTATG GGTTTCTTGGGAGATTATCATTTCAAGAGTAAAACACAACAAGATGAGTTTAGTCCAGATGGATTGTGTAGAGCTGCAATGTATGCATTACTTGTCACTGAGGAGCTTGAGTGCTGGCCAGAACAGAACACGAGAAACAGAAGTTGGGTGACCATACCTGAGGCAATTGAAAAATGCAGACATGCGTGGATGAGGGATGCCCTTGCCATTGGTTTCAACAAATGGCATGCAGAAAATATTAGTGATGAATAA
- the LOC103488433 gene encoding nudix hydrolase 16, mitochondrial isoform X1, with translation MSDLVARTGRHQQRYDAGCRLIAGCIPFRYRSSDGSSDEISDKVVEVLMIDTPSGPGLLFPKGGWENDETVEEAAVREAIEEAGVRGELMGFLGDYHFKSKTQQDEFSPDGLCRAAMYALLVTEELECWPEQNTRNRSWVTIPEAIEKCRHAWMRDALAIGFNKWHAENISDE, from the exons ATGTCTGATTTGGTGGCCCGCACTGGACGGCATCAGCAGCGGTACGATGCCGGTTGTCGCCTTATTGCTGG GTGTATTCCTTTTAGGTATAGAAGTTCCGATGGCAGTAGTGATGAAATTTCAGATAAAGTAGTGGAGGTGCTTATGATTGACACACCTAGTGGACCGGGCCTTTTGTTCCCAAAG GGAGGCTGGGAGAATGACGAGACAGTGGAGGAAGCTGCTGTAAGGGAAGCTATTGAAGAAGCGGGTGTTCGTGGTGAACTTATG GGTTTCTTGGGAGATTATCATTTCAAGAGTAAAACACAACAAGATGAGTTTAGTCCAGATGGATTGTGTAGAGCTGCAATGTATGCATTACTTGTCACTGAGGAGCTTGAGTGCTGGCCAGAACAGAACACGAGAAACAGAAGTTGGGTGACCATACCTGAGGCAATTGAAAAATGCAGACATGCGTGGATGAGGGATGCCCTTGCCATTGGTTTCAACAAATGGCATGCAGAAAATATTAGTGATGAATAA
- the LOC103488434 gene encoding transcription factor TGA2-like — MATEGSPRTDISTDGDTDEKSRRPDRGQLALTMASDSSDRSKDKTDQKTLRRLAQNREAARKSRLRKKAYVQQLESSRLKLTQLEQELQRARQQGIFISSSGDQTHSMSGNGAMAFDVEYARWLEDHNRQLNELRSAVNSHASDPELRIVVDGILVHYDELFRLKGNAAKADVFHLLSGMWKTPAERCFLWLGGFRSSELLKLLVNQLEPLTEQQLVGITNLQQSSQQAEDALSQGMEALQQSLAETLSSGALGSSGSSGNVANYMGQMAMAMGKLGTLEGFIRQADNLRQQTLQQMHRILTTRQSARALLAIHDYFSRLRALSSLWLARPRE; from the exons ATGGCTACTGAGGGAAGTCCCAGGACTGATATCTCAACAGATGGGGACACAGATGAAAAAAGCCGGAGG CCTGATAGAGGCCAACTTGCTCTTACTATGGCTTCTGATTCTAGTGACAGATCAAAGGATAAGACTGATCAGAAG ACTCTTCGGCGGCTAGCACAAAATCGTGAGGCTGCAAGGAAAAGCCGTTTGAGGAAAAAG GCATACGTTCAACAACTAGAAAGCAGTCGATTAAAGTTGACACAACTTGAGCAGGAGCTTCAGCGAGCACGACAGCAG GGAATTTTCATATCAAGCTCGGGTGACCAGACCCATTCAATGAGTGGAAATG GGGCCATGGCATTTGATGTAGAATATGCCCGATGGCTTGAAGATCACAACCGTCAATTGAACGAATTGAGATCGGCTGTTAACTCACATGCAAGTGACCCGGAATTGCGTATTGTTGTCGATGGCATCTTGGTTCATTATGATGAGCTCTTTAGGCTCAAGGGAAATGCAGCAAAAGCTGACGTTTTCCACTTATTATCAGGCATGTGGAAAACACCTGCAGAAAGATGTTTTCTTTGGCTTGGGGGTTTTCGTTCATCCGAGCTCTTAAAG CTTCTTGTAAATCAACTGGAGCCTCTAACAGAGCAGCAGTTGGTGGGAATCACAAACTTGCAGCAATCATCACAGCAGGCAGAAGATGCATTATCACAAGGGATGGAGGCCTTGCAACAGTCCCTGGCAGAGACATTATCGAGTGGAGCTCTTGGTTCCTCTGGTTCGTCAGGGAATGTCGCAAACTACATGGGTCAAATGGCCATGGCCATGGGTAAACTAGGGACCCTCGAGGGCTTTATACGCCAA GCCGACAATCTACGACAACAGACACTTCAACAAATGCACCGAATATTGACAACTCGTCAGTCTGCTCGTGCACTTCTCGCCATACACGACTACTTCTCCAGACTACGTGCTCTTAGTTCGCTCTGGCTTGCTCGTCCCAGAGAGTAA
- the LOC103488439 gene encoding CO(2)-response secreted protease-like, which yields MASSSHLLLFFHLLLLLLLLPLSANSSSIATLQNLPLKHYVVYMGNGEDEETAGGELDYLQLLSSVIPSRKEKEKENGSRDVVIHQYHHAFKGFSAMLTEEEASSLSGIDGIVSVFPDPTLQLHTTRSWDFLDSISGLRPPTPLPPPHFYPSSSDVIVGVIDTGIWPESQSFNDEGVGEIPSKWKGVCMEAPDFKKSNCNRKLIGARYYNVVELNGNDSHVGPPKGTPRDSLGHGSHTSSIAAGARVPNASYFGLARGTARGGGTPSTRIASYKVCAGVGCSGAAILKAIDDAIKDGVDIISISIGIGSPLFQSDYLNDPIAIGALHAQLRGVLVVCSAGNDGPDPNTVGNVAPWIFTVAASNIDRDFQSTVVLGNGKTFHGTGINLSNLTSSKTYPLVFGKDAAAKFTPTSEARNCYPGSLDRSKVAGKIVVCASDDFSTSRTIKELVVQDAKAVGLILINEASKSVPMDSNIFPFTQIGNSEGLQILEYINSTKNPTATILKTVEVRRLKPAPTVAYFSSRGPSPLTENILKPDITAPGVSILAAMIPKSDGDTGPIGKKPSNYAMKSGTSMACPHVAGAAAFIKSVYHDWSSSMIKSALMTTATQYDNQRKYMRNTTNNPSNPHEMGAGEISPIKALNPGLVFETTNEDYLLFLCYYGYSNKVLRSMLKQNFTCPKTSKEDLISNVNYPSISIGKLDRKQAAKVVERTVTNVGAPDATYIAKVHSSEGLIVKVNPRKIVFSEKVKKVTFKVSFYGKEARNGYNFGSITWRDTAHSVRTFFAVNVV from the exons ATGGCTTCCTCTtcccatcttcttcttttttttcatcttcttcttcttcttcttcttcttcctctctctgCAAATTCATCCTCCATAGCCACTCTGCAAAACCTCCCACTCAAG CATTATGTTGTTTACATGGGAaatggagaagatgaagaaacaGCTGGTGGTGAATTGGATTACCTGCAACTTTTATCCTCTGTTATTCCTTcaag gaaagagaaagagaaagagaatgGATCGAGGGATGTGGTGATCCACCAATATCACCATGCTTTCAAAGGCTTTTCAGCTATGTTAACTGAGGAAGAAGCTTCTTCTCTCTCtg GTATTGATGGAATCGTGTCGGTGTTCCCCGATCCCACGCTTCAGCTCCACACTACACGTTCTTGGGATTTCTTGGACTCCATCTCCGGCCTCCGCCCTCCCACGCCGCTTCCCCCGCCGCATTTTTACCCCAGTTCATCGGATGTCATCGTCGGCGTCATTGACACCG GAATTTGGCCGGAGTCTCAATCTTTCAACGATGAGGGGGTTGGAGAAATTCCATCTAAATGGAAAGGAGTCTGTATGGAGGCACCTGATTTCAAGAAGTCTAATTGTAACAG GAAGTTGATAGGTGCGAGATACTATAATGTTGTAGAGCTCAATGGGAATGATAGCCACGTGGGGCCGCCGAAGGGTACACCGAGGGATTCGCTCGGCCATGGGAGTCACACTTCGTCGATTGCGGCTGGAGCCAGAGTCCCTAATGCGAGTTACTTTGGCTTAGCAAGAGGGACGGCGAGAGGCGGTGGCACTCCTTCCACAAGGATTGCAAGCTATAAGGTTTGTGCTGGTGTTGGTTGCTCTGGTGCTGCAATTCTCAAAGCCATTGATGATGCGATTAAGGATGGTGTTGATATCATTTCGATCTCGATTGGGATTGGTTCCCCTTTGTTTCAATCTGATTATTTGAACGACCCAATTGCCATTGGAGCACTACATGCCCAATTAAGAGGAGTTTTAGTTGTCTGCTCTGCTGGGAATGATGGCCCTGACCCTAACACTGTGGGGAATGTTGCTCCTTGGATTTTCACGGTTGCTGCTTCTAATATTGACAGGGATTTTCAGTCCACTGTGGTTCTTGGCAATGGGAAGACCTTTCAT GGGACTGGTATAAATCTCTCAAATCTTACTAGCTCAAAGACTTATCCTCTTGTATTTGGAAAAGACGCTGCGGCTAAATTCACACCCACATCAGAAGCAAG GAATTGTTATCCAGGATCGCTGGATCGATCCAAAGTTGCTGGGAAGATCGTCGTTTGTGCCTCTGATGACTTCAGTACTTCAAGGACAATAAAGGAACTGGTTGTACAAGATGCTAAAGCCGTGGGGTTAATCCTGATCAATGAGGCGTCAAAATCTGTGCCAATGGATTCAAACATTTTCCCATTTACACAAATTGGGAATTCAGAAGGTCTTCAGATTCTCGAGTACATTAACTCCACCAA GAATCCAACAGCCACAATTCTCAAAACAGTGGAAGTTCGAAGACTCAAACCGGCTCCAACTGTGGCTTATTTCTCATCGAGAGGGCCATCTCCCCTTACTGAAAACATTCTCAAG CCAGATATCACGGCTCCAGGAGTATCCATTTTAGCAGCTATGATTCCAAAGAGTGATGGAGATACCGGTCCAATTGGTAAGAAGCCTTCCAATTATGCAATGAAATCCGGGACATCCATGGCATGCCCACATGTAGCAGGCGCTGCTGCATTCATCAAATCGGTATATCACGATTGGAGTTCTTCCATGATCAAATCCGCACTCATGACAACAG CAACTCAATATGATAATCAAAGGAAATACATGAGAAACACCACAAACAACCCTTCAAATCCACATGAGATGGGAGCTGGAGAAATAAGTCCCATCAAAGCTCTTAATCCTGGATTGGTTTTCGAAACTACAAACGaagattatcttcttttcctctGTTATTACGGGTATTCAAACAAGGTCTTAAGATCCATGTTGAAACAAAACTTCACCTGTCCGAAAACTTCGAAAGAAGATCTTATCTCTAATGTCAATTATCCATCCATCTCCATTGGCAAACTAGACAGAAAACAAGCTGCCAAAGTAGTAGAAAGAACTGTAACAAATGTAGGAGCTCCAGACGCCACTTACATTGCCAAGGTTCATTCTTCAGAGGGTTTAATAGTGAAAGTGAATCCAAGGAAGATTGTTTTCTCTGAGAAGGTAAAGAAAGTGACTTTCAAAGTTTCGTTTTACGGCAAGGAGGCTCGAAACGGCTACAACTTTGGGTCGATAACATGGCGAGACACTGCACATTCTGTTCGAACTTTTTTTGCTGTAAATGTAGTATAA
- the LOC103488437 gene encoding putative RING-H2 finger protein ATL69 — translation MSSAHPPSSPATGVGLGYGIAIAVSILVFISTVMLISYACIRVKSSTRPRPRPSANSLPSPPAATVDNVVVLMVGLDGSIIESYPKLVLGESRRLPPPNNGPCSICLSDYKPHDSVRCIPDCRHCFHSDCVDEWLRMSATCPLCRNSPAPTPVATPLSEFVPLASHAR, via the coding sequence ATGTCCTCCGCCCACCCTCCTTCCTCCCCCGCCACCGGTGTCGGTCTCGGCTACGGCATTGCCATTGCCGTCAGCATCCTCGTCTTCATCTCCACCGTCATGCTCATCTCCTACGCCTGCATTCGCGTCAAATCCAGTACTCGTCCCCGTCCTCGTCCCTCCGCTAATTCCCTCCCCTCTCCCCCTGCGGCCACCGTCGACAATGTGGTGGTCCTCATGGTTGGATTAGACGGCTCCATCATCGAATCTTACCCTAAATTGGTCCTCGGAGAGAGTCGTCGTCTTCCTCCCCCTAACAATGGCCCTTGCTCCATTTGCCTCTCTGATTACAAGCCCCACGATTCTGTTCGATGCATTCCCGATTGTCGACATTGTTTTCACTCCGATTGCGTCGATGAATGGCTTCGTATGAGCGCTACTTGTCCTTTGTGTCGAAATTCCCCAGCTCCAACCCCCGTTGCTACTCCTCTCTCTGAATTCGTGCCTCTGGCTTCCCATGCTAGGTGA
- the LOC103488436 gene encoding probable carboxylesterase 15, protein MTKGKSLVLDVSGWLRLYDDGSVDRTWTGPPEVKFVAESVPPHDEFIDGVAVRDLVIDQNSGLRVRIYLPEVKCGGEVKKLPVVVHFHGGGFCISEADWFMYYHTYTNLAKSAEAICVSVYLRRAPEHRLPAQIEDGFSALKWLQSVALGNEIEPWIVEKADFNRVFLIGDSSGGNLVHSVAARAGETDLAPLKLAGGIPIHPGFVRAKRSKSEIENPQSPFLTLDMVDKFLNLALPVGSSKDHPITCPMGSAAPPLENLNLPPFLLCIAEKDLVIDTEMEYYEAMKAANKEVEILMSKEMGHSFYLNKIALKLDPETAAESDRLFAGIARFIKQH, encoded by the coding sequence ATGACCAAAGGAAAAAGCTTAGTTCTCGATGTTTCCGGTTGGCTCAGACTCTACGACGATGGTTCCGTCGATCGGACCTGGACTGGACCGCCAGAGGTCAAGTTTGTCGCCGAGTCTGTTCCGCCTCACGATGAATTCATCGATGGAGTCGCCGTTCGTGACTTGGTGATTGATCAGAACTCTGGTCTTCGTGTTCGGATCTATTTACCGGAGGTGAAATGCGGCGGCGAAGTAAAGAAACTTCCGGTTGTCGTTCATTTTCACGGCGGTGGATTTTGTATTAGCGAAGCGGATTGGTTTATGTATTATCATACTTACACTAACCTTGCGAAATCCGCCGAAGCAATTTGTGTCTCTGTTTATCTCCGTCGAGCACCGGAGCACCGTCTTCCAGCGCAGATCGAGGACGGCTTCTCCGCTCTCAAGTGGCTTCAATCGGTGGCTCTCGGTAACGAAATCGAACCTTGGATCGTCGAAAAAGCAGATTTCAACCGCGTTTTCCTCATAGGAGATAGCTCTGGTGGAAACCTTGTTCACTCTGTCGCTGCCCGAGCCGGAGAAACCGATCTCGCTCCGTTGAAATTAGCCGGTGGAATTCCAATTCATCCCGGTTTTGTTCGAGCAAAACGAAGCAAATCAGAGATCGAGAATCCACAATCGCCGTTCTTGACTCTGGATATGGTAGACAAATTTCTGAACCTCGCATTACCGGTTGGGAGTTCAAAGGATCATCCGATCACATGTCCGATGGGAAGCGCGGCACCGCCTCTTGAAAACCTAAATCTGCCGCCGTTTTTACTGTGCATTGCGGAGAAGGATTTGGTGATCGACACTGAAATGGAGTATTATGAAGCGATGAAGGCGGCGAATAAAGAAGTGGAGATTCTAATGAGTAAAGAAATGGGACATAGCTTTTACTTGAACAAGATTGCGTTGAAGTTAGACCCTGAAACAGCTGCCGAATCGGACCGCCTCTTTGCCGGAATTGCTCGATTTATTAAGCAACATTAG
- the LOC103488438 gene encoding uncharacterized CRM domain-containing protein At3g25440, chloroplastic — MIVALGFNNVFKYRTSISPLSHCPNKIFEFLLCCSQNCCILKNTRAFNYGSENTPLSNRGFDSEPSLSSFRNMGSVPKNVMFLEKWNSSCNGVYRFTSIVGYRWIHSDKSVEPLEKSEGKSAIGSTDGSGIKEEETKKKTRKKLKGKRAVVRWLKFFRWKKKKEYERMTSEEKILFKMNKARKKEKRLVEALEKIEPANSSDTTHDPEILTPEEHFYFLKMGIKGKNYVPVGRRGIYQGVILNMHLHWKKHQTVKVVVKTFSPEEVKEIAAELARLTGGLVLDIHEENTIIMYRGKNYSQPPTEIMSPRVSLSRRKALFKSKYRDGLRAVRKHIPKLEQELRLLQSQATLNCKSNGDSVEHMQETVNDSNKSKAISSLNLEILDDSTNAVRVSNDWSDDSSPVDTGISSDSEDLSDMFETDIDSEADEKMEKPLFLKEFEKFAAETEEDEMEDLSDQLRQISMDSKQAKILENDVNSPEFDEVDRLFLRSASLLKKKRR; from the exons ATGATTGTGGCTTTAGGGTTTAATAACGTTTTTAAATATCGCACATCAATCTCTCCTCTTTCTCATTGTCCCAACAAAATCTTCGAGTTTTTGTTGTGTTGTTCACAAAATTGCTGCATTCTGAAGAACACAAGAGCTTTCAACTATGGATCAGAGAACACCCCACTCAGTAACCGTGGTTTCGATTCCGAACCTTCCCTTTCATCCTTCCGAAATATGGGTTCCGTGCCAAAGAATGTCATGTTCCTCGAGAAATGGAACTCTTCATGTAATGGCGTCTATAGGTTTACTTCTATTGTGGGGTACCGTTGGATTCATTCAGATAAATCTGTTGAGCCTTTAGAGAAAAGTGAGGGGAAATCTGCTATTGGTTCTACAGATGGAAGTGGAATTAAGGAGGAGGagacgaagaagaagacgaggaaAAAGTTGAAGGGTAAAAGAGCTGTCGTAAGGTGGCTTAAGTTTTTcaggtggaagaagaagaaagaatatgAGAGAATGACATCGGAGGAAAAAATTCTGTTCAAAATGAATAAG GCAcgtaaaaaagagaaaaggctTGTTGAAGCACTGGAAAAGATTGAGCCTGCCAATTCATCAGATACAACCCATGATCCAGAAATACTGACACCAGAGGAACACTTTTACTTTCTGAAGATGGGTATCAAAGGAAAGAATTATGTGCCAGTTGGAAGACGTGGTATATACCAGGGTGTAATTCTGAATATGCATCTTCACTGGAAGAAGCATCAAACTGTGAAGGTGGTGGTAAAGACGTTTTCACCGGAAGAAGTCAAAGAGATTGCTGCCGAGCTAGCAAGATTGACTGGAGGGTTGGTGCTTGATATTCATGAAGAGAATACCATAATCATGTATAGGGGGAAGAACTATTCTCAGCCACCCACAGAGATAATGTCGCCGAGGGTCTCTCTATCTCGTAGGAAG GCCTTGTTTAAATCTAAATATAGGGACGGCCTTCGGGCAGTGAGAAAGCACATTCCAAAACTTGAACAAGAGCTTAGGTTGTTACAATCTCAGGCTACACTGAACTGCAAAAGCAATGGTGATTCTGTTGAACATATGCAAGAAACCGTCAATGACTCAAATAAATCCAAGGCTATTTCAAGCCTCAACTTGGAGATTTTGGACGACTCAACCAACGCCGTGAGAGTTAGCAATGACTGGTCCGATGATTCCTCTCCTGTAGATACAGGAATCAGTTCAGACTCAGAGGACTTGTCGGATATGTTTGAGACCGACATCGATTCAGAAGCCGATGAGAAGATGGAAAAGCCTCTATTTTTGAAAGAGTTTGAAAAATTTGCAGCAGAAACTGAAGAAGACGAAATGGAAGACCTTTCTGATCAACTTAGACAGATATCCATGGACTCTAAGCAAGCTAAGATATTGGAGAATGATGTCAATTCACCGGAATTTGACGAGGTTGATCGATTGTTCTTGCGTTCAGCATCACtgttaaagaagaaaagaagatag